Proteins encoded within one genomic window of bacterium:
- a CDS encoding enoyl-CoA hydratase/isomerase family protein: protein MKLEDLSLEQRDGIDIVRMNRPPANAFSLGFARNFAKAYDQVLKKNPKALVITGTGNFFSGGLDLRLVPNYSPEEQREFLEILNRLIGSLYGCPLPVVAAVNGHAIAGAFVLALTADYRIGPTGNHQFGLTEARVGIPFPAVPAVVVQAELSPPDVRYTTLYAKNYGPDEAVARGFLDELQAPEAVLDRGIEIARDLASMPADGYARIKQQFRAKALAEIEILNAEQSDPMLDSWVSDKSVDASDSLLKAPR, encoded by the coding sequence GTGAAACTCGAGGATCTCTCTCTCGAGCAGCGAGACGGCATCGACATCGTCCGCATGAACCGTCCGCCGGCCAACGCATTCTCACTCGGGTTCGCGCGGAATTTCGCGAAGGCCTATGACCAGGTCCTGAAGAAGAACCCGAAGGCTCTGGTGATCACGGGAACCGGGAACTTCTTCTCCGGCGGCCTCGACCTTCGACTCGTCCCCAACTACTCGCCCGAAGAGCAGAGGGAATTCCTGGAGATCCTGAACCGCTTGATCGGTTCGCTCTACGGCTGCCCGCTCCCCGTCGTCGCAGCCGTGAACGGCCACGCGATCGCGGGCGCCTTTGTCCTGGCCCTGACTGCCGACTATCGGATCGGACCGACGGGCAACCATCAGTTCGGTCTTACCGAAGCGCGGGTTGGCATCCCGTTTCCGGCGGTGCCGGCAGTGGTCGTTCAAGCCGAACTCTCGCCGCCAGACGTGCGCTACACGACGCTCTACGCCAAGAACTACGGCCCGGATGAAGCCGTGGCACGCGGTTTTCTGGACGAACTACAGGCGCCCGAGGCAGTACTCGATCGCGGAATCGAGATCGCCCGAGACCTGGCGAGCATGCCCGCCGACGGTTACGCGCGCATCAAGCAGCAGTTCCGGGCGAAAGCGCTGGCCGAGATCGAGATACTCAATGCCGAGCAATCGGATCCCATGCTCGATTCATGGGTGAGCGATAAGTCCGTCGACGCCTCGGACTCTCTGCTTAAGGCGCCCCGCTAG
- the norR gene encoding nitric oxide reductase transcriptional regulator NorR, translated as MNQTTAPFDLLLSIALDLNASLTAEDRYRRLVASIRRVLPCDAAVLMRLDGEELIPLEAHGLVPDAMGRRFRRRDHPRLDIICKELAPRLFPPDSPLPDPFDGLLESDPHALNEIHACLGCPLWAEGELIGVLSIDALEANAFDRFDPSFLAALGALAGAAMRTSNLIETLEHTAARHGLVAHDLLREAHQRRGGLLIGSSPVMTHLREEIALVARSDFTVLIAGETGVGKELVARSLHAGSTRAEEPLIYVNCAALPETVAESELFGHVRGAFTGAEGTRAGKFEVADGGTLFLDEIGELPLGLQPKLLRALQEGEIQRVGSDRSLHVDVRIVAATNRDLAVEVEAGRFRADLFHRLNVYRIEVPPLRQRREDIPALAGAFCDEDRRRLGLGPVRLEPAAVDRLTSLGWPGNVRELQNSITRAVLHASAHIPRGDSVIIQAGNIEPGALLAPGFQETGASERSAGSSAPPERPFEFSQLGERSLRKAVEDFQREVIRSAVEHCEGNWAAAARTLGMQRSNLHQLAKRLGLHRETGTGSSSKPT; from the coding sequence ATGAATCAGACAACAGCTCCTTTCGATCTACTCCTCTCGATTGCCCTCGATTTGAATGCGTCTCTGACTGCCGAGGACCGCTACCGGCGCCTGGTCGCTTCGATCCGCCGCGTCCTGCCCTGCGATGCCGCCGTGCTGATGCGCCTCGACGGTGAGGAACTGATCCCGCTGGAGGCCCACGGCCTGGTTCCCGATGCTATGGGCCGACGTTTCCGGCGCCGGGATCACCCGCGCCTCGACATCATCTGCAAGGAGTTGGCGCCGCGACTCTTTCCGCCAGACAGCCCCCTGCCCGATCCGTTCGACGGACTGCTGGAGAGTGACCCGCACGCACTCAACGAAATCCACGCCTGCCTGGGCTGTCCGCTCTGGGCCGAGGGCGAACTCATCGGCGTGCTCAGCATCGACGCGCTGGAGGCCAACGCCTTCGATCGTTTCGACCCGAGTTTTCTCGCGGCGTTGGGAGCGTTGGCCGGTGCCGCCATGCGCACCAGCAACCTGATCGAAACCCTGGAACACACGGCCGCCCGACACGGCCTGGTGGCCCACGATCTCCTGCGCGAAGCACACCAGAGGCGCGGCGGTTTGCTGATCGGAAGCAGCCCGGTGATGACCCACCTGCGCGAGGAGATCGCCCTGGTGGCGCGCTCCGACTTCACGGTCTTGATCGCAGGCGAAACCGGTGTGGGCAAGGAACTGGTCGCGCGTTCGCTACACGCTGGATCGACTCGTGCGGAAGAACCGCTTATCTACGTGAACTGCGCAGCCTTGCCGGAGACGGTGGCCGAGAGCGAACTCTTCGGTCACGTACGCGGCGCCTTTACAGGTGCCGAAGGCACGCGCGCCGGAAAATTCGAAGTCGCCGACGGAGGAACGCTGTTCCTGGACGAGATCGGAGAGCTTCCCCTCGGCCTACAGCCCAAGCTCTTGCGCGCGCTGCAGGAAGGCGAGATCCAGCGTGTGGGCAGTGATCGCAGCTTGCACGTAGACGTGAGAATCGTCGCCGCCACCAATCGCGATCTGGCCGTCGAAGTCGAAGCCGGTCGTTTTCGGGCCGATCTCTTCCACCGCTTGAACGTGTATCGCATCGAAGTGCCTCCCTTGCGTCAACGACGCGAAGACATCCCCGCGCTGGCCGGTGCCTTCTGCGACGAAGACCGTCGAAGACTCGGACTGGGGCCGGTGCGTCTGGAACCCGCGGCAGTCGATCGCCTGACCTCCTTGGGCTGGCCGGGCAATGTTCGCGAACTCCAGAACTCCATCACGCGCGCGGTACTCCACGCTTCCGCGCACATCCCGCGCGGCGATTCCGTCATCATCCAGGCCGGGAACATCGAGCCGGGAGCTCTACTCGCGCCGGGTTTTCAAGAGACCGGGGCCAGCGAGCGTAGCGCCGGAAGCAGTGCGCCCCCGGAACGGCCTTTCGAGTTCTCCCAGCTCGGAGAGCGGTCGCTGCGCAAAGCCGTGGAAGACTTCCAGCGCGAGGTGATCCGGTCGGCCGTCGAGCACTGCGAGGGGAACTGGGCTGCGGCCGCACGAACGCTGGGCATGCAACGGAGCAATTTGCATCAATTGGCCAAACGCCTGGGCTTGCACCGAGAAACCGGCACAGGGAGTAGTTCGAAGCCGACTTGA
- a CDS encoding nitric-oxide reductase large subunit, protein MKTDRRLWIALVLVLIGTFSILGFYGREIYRQAPPIPDRVVTEWGRVLMTRDDILTGQQVWQSIGGQQVGSIWGHGAYQAPDWSADWLHREATKLLQIWSARDHFIALSELSAQDRAALEARLRSEMRSNTYDTETGSVVVSEDRAAAMADTGLHYSSLFGGDPALRDLRDDYAMLETSVVDSEKLRQLNAFFFWTSWACTTERPGLETTYTNNWPHEPLVGNRPSSANILWSLLSIAALLAGAGGLVAYHAARRHDESSEERAPLEDPLEGLELTPSMRATAKYCGLVILLFVVQVLLGALTAHYTVEGREFFGLPLGEILPYSVTRTWHLQTALFWIATAFLTAGLFLAPAIGGREPRHQRLGVNVLFGALLVVVGGSMAGEWLAVQQWLDLDLSFWFGHQGYEYVELGRVWQIGLFVGLMLWLVLMLRALWPALVRQTEHRQITLLFAGSAAAIGLFYGAGFFYGARTHLTVMEYWRWWVVHLWVEGFMEVFATAAIAILFSRLGLIGARSAARAVLFSTSIFLVGGIPGTFHHLYFSGTPITIMAIGACFSALEVVPLVMVGFEALETLRSQERASWMERYRWPIRFFVGVSFWNLIGAGVFGFLINPPIALYYMQGLNTTPVHAHTALFGVYGLLALGLVLVVLRRLMPVGEWREGPLAFAFWSMNIGLGLMVCLSLLPIGLIQTYASIETGLWFARSAEFMQQPFIQNLRWMRMLGDTVFLAGVGSLAWFVLGLRTGWSYQPGSRQVQTKPENRAGISAEPIWVYSGVQPARVQPSK, encoded by the coding sequence ATGAAGACGGATCGACGACTCTGGATCGCCCTGGTCCTGGTGCTGATCGGCACCTTTTCAATCCTGGGTTTCTACGGGCGCGAGATCTACCGCCAGGCGCCCCCCATTCCCGATCGGGTCGTGACCGAATGGGGACGCGTGCTCATGACTCGCGACGACATCCTGACCGGTCAACAGGTCTGGCAGAGCATCGGCGGTCAGCAGGTCGGTTCCATCTGGGGACACGGCGCCTACCAGGCTCCCGACTGGTCGGCGGATTGGCTTCACCGCGAAGCGACGAAGCTGCTGCAGATCTGGAGCGCGCGCGATCACTTCATTGCGTTGTCCGAATTGTCTGCGCAGGATCGCGCCGCACTCGAGGCTCGCCTGCGCAGCGAGATGCGCAGCAATACCTACGACACTGAAACCGGAAGCGTCGTCGTGAGTGAGGATCGCGCGGCTGCGATGGCCGACACCGGTCTTCACTACAGCTCGTTGTTCGGTGGCGACCCGGCGCTGCGCGATCTGCGAGACGACTACGCGATGCTCGAGACCAGCGTGGTCGACTCGGAAAAGCTGCGCCAGCTCAACGCGTTCTTCTTCTGGACCTCGTGGGCCTGTACGACTGAACGACCCGGCCTCGAAACCACCTATACCAATAACTGGCCTCACGAACCGCTGGTGGGGAATCGACCTTCCAGTGCCAACATCTTGTGGTCGTTGCTCAGCATCGCCGCCTTGCTGGCAGGCGCAGGCGGACTGGTCGCCTACCATGCGGCGCGTAGACACGACGAGAGCAGTGAAGAACGCGCACCACTCGAAGACCCCCTGGAGGGCCTCGAGCTCACACCGTCCATGCGCGCCACGGCCAAGTACTGCGGTCTGGTGATCCTGCTCTTCGTCGTGCAGGTTCTCCTGGGTGCGCTGACGGCTCACTACACGGTCGAAGGTCGAGAGTTCTTCGGTCTGCCTCTGGGCGAAATTCTGCCGTACTCCGTTACGCGGACCTGGCACCTACAGACGGCTCTGTTCTGGATTGCTACTGCGTTTCTGACGGCCGGGCTGTTTCTGGCGCCAGCGATCGGGGGACGGGAGCCGCGCCATCAACGCCTGGGCGTGAACGTGCTCTTCGGTGCGTTGTTAGTGGTCGTCGGTGGTTCGATGGCGGGGGAATGGCTCGCGGTACAGCAGTGGCTCGACCTCGATCTGAGCTTCTGGTTCGGGCATCAAGGCTATGAGTACGTCGAACTGGGTCGCGTATGGCAGATCGGCCTTTTCGTCGGACTGATGCTCTGGCTGGTATTGATGTTGCGTGCACTCTGGCCAGCGCTCGTCCGCCAGACGGAGCACCGACAGATCACTCTTCTGTTCGCGGGTTCGGCCGCCGCCATCGGACTCTTCTACGGTGCGGGTTTCTTCTACGGTGCGCGCACACATCTGACCGTGATGGAGTACTGGCGTTGGTGGGTAGTCCATCTCTGGGTCGAAGGTTTCATGGAAGTCTTTGCCACGGCAGCCATAGCCATCCTGTTTTCCAGGCTGGGTTTGATCGGAGCTCGCAGTGCCGCACGCGCCGTGTTGTTTTCGACTAGCATCTTCCTCGTGGGTGGTATCCCCGGAACTTTCCATCACCTGTACTTCAGCGGCACGCCCATCACCATCATGGCCATCGGCGCCTGTTTCAGCGCTCTCGAGGTGGTTCCCCTGGTGATGGTGGGTTTTGAGGCATTGGAAACCCTGCGCTCGCAAGAGCGCGCGAGTTGGATGGAGCGCTATCGCTGGCCCATCCGTTTCTTCGTGGGCGTCAGTTTCTGGAATCTGATCGGTGCCGGGGTGTTCGGCTTCCTGATCAATCCGCCGATCGCGCTCTACTACATGCAGGGACTCAACACCACACCAGTTCACGCACATACCGCCCTTTTCGGCGTCTATGGCCTGCTCGCCCTGGGGCTGGTACTGGTCGTGCTGCGCCGCCTGATGCCCGTAGGTGAGTGGCGCGAGGGACCTCTGGCCTTCGCCTTCTGGAGCATGAACATCGGACTCGGGCTGATGGTGTGCCTGAGTCTGCTGCCGATCGGATTGATTCAGACATACGCTTCGATCGAAACCGGTCTGTGGTTCGCGCGCAGCGCGGAATTCATGCAGCAACCATTCATCCAGAACCTGCGCTGGATGCGCATGCTGGGCGACACGGTCTTCCTGGCCGGTGTAGGTAGTCTGGCGTGGTTCGTTCTGGGGTTGCGCACGGGCTGGTCCTATCAGCCGGGCTCCCGCCAGGTGCAGACGAAACCCGAGAACCGGGCCGGCATCTCAGCTGAACCGATCTGGGTATACTCGGGCGTACAACCGGCCCGCGTTCAACCCTCTAAATGA
- a CDS encoding aminotransferase class V-fold PLP-dependent enzyme produces MAKKTASSSASEGSGAATWQRGICGICPAGCWVELALEKGRIVDIRPDESSPLGMICRRGEHASEIVYSEHRLQYPQVRSGSGPGAPLERTSWDHAYEVIAENLERIKRESGPEAVGIYTGRGSFEHSLCDMFQPEGVAVSSASSVLFPFGSPNTMGVGAICYVSFAMMAPHLTMGRMLVNTFSDIENAELLVVWGANPATDSPPLDMRRLEAAVQRGAEVVVIDPRRSETARRCDAQWIPIRPGTDGALALSLISVMIDEELLDEDFAEDWCSGFDELETYVQHFSPEVAASITSVPAEEIRKLARRIAQAGSACPVMYSGLEYSNSGLQAIRAVLTVFALAGHLDVPGGIGLAMADTHFPINRSTNLPNPDFDRAIGSEKFPLYSRYRQEPHANQLIRSILDEEPYKIRGLIVHGSSLLTSWPQTSLWREALSKLDFLVCIDRQMTADAAYADVVLPAATMFECDSYMTYGPLFRLREKIIEPLGESRSDYHIMAGLAESLGYGHLYPQTEKEMIRHVLKDSGFTLKDVRAAGGSVKIQSPLMEYRKWEKGGLRADGKPGFETPSGKFEIASSILEDYGYEPLPRYTEPVEGPLAAPELAKEFPLVFNSGARPQTDFRSQHHGIKGLLDDRPEPTVDLHPEDAGDRGIEDGDLVEVKTPRGAVPFRARVTEDLIKGSIEANQGGGGPVGPRAWQEWNVNELTDHANIDPITGFPVYKALLCDVLKLEDGTELTRRPVTATARSANAETVRRTESTRRTESTRPTGPTRRSYLDNAATTPVADLVRQAVFEHLDCTGGNPSSIHGLGREAREAVEQARRQVARLLNARPRRVIFTGGGSEANNMAIKGVALTRPRGSHIITSAVEHPAVLQSCAFLERSGYSVTRLGVDEFGRVDPAQLRDSLRDETILVSIMLANNEVGTIQPIAELCALSRAAGTVFHCDAVQAVGKIAVDVEDLDVDLLSISAHKFHGPKGVGALFVRRGIELEPLVHGGKQEQRLRAGTENVPGIVGMGEAAALAHADLKHAERMRGLRDRLEAGIRDLVPEAELNGHPSFRVPGILNLTLPGLRGESVVVAMDQHGISLSSGSACKSGSPDPTHVLIAMGKSEADAHCSVRLSLSHATTDRDIDDTIAALGQVLEEMANTVRFLPCK; encoded by the coding sequence ATCGCCAAGAAGACGGCCTCGTCCTCCGCCAGCGAAGGAAGCGGGGCGGCGACCTGGCAGCGCGGAATCTGCGGCATCTGTCCGGCGGGGTGCTGGGTAGAGTTGGCTCTAGAAAAGGGTCGGATCGTCGATATTCGCCCCGATGAGAGCAGTCCCCTCGGCATGATCTGTCGACGGGGCGAACACGCCTCCGAGATTGTCTACTCGGAGCACCGACTCCAGTACCCCCAGGTGCGCAGCGGATCCGGACCGGGAGCGCCTTTGGAGAGGACCAGCTGGGATCACGCCTACGAGGTGATCGCCGAGAATCTCGAGCGCATCAAACGAGAATCGGGACCGGAAGCCGTCGGAATCTACACGGGGCGCGGCTCCTTCGAACACTCGCTGTGCGACATGTTTCAGCCCGAAGGGGTCGCCGTCAGTTCCGCTTCCAGTGTGCTTTTTCCGTTCGGATCACCCAATACGATGGGTGTCGGCGCTATCTGTTATGTCTCGTTTGCGATGATGGCGCCCCATCTGACCATGGGCCGCATGCTGGTCAATACGTTTTCCGACATCGAGAACGCGGAACTGCTCGTGGTCTGGGGGGCGAATCCGGCCACCGACTCGCCCCCACTCGATATGCGGCGACTCGAAGCGGCCGTCCAGCGCGGAGCCGAAGTCGTCGTCATCGATCCTCGGCGAAGCGAAACGGCTCGGCGTTGCGACGCCCAGTGGATCCCCATCCGACCTGGAACCGACGGCGCACTGGCGCTGAGCCTGATCAGCGTGATGATCGACGAAGAACTCCTCGACGAAGATTTCGCCGAGGACTGGTGTAGCGGCTTCGACGAACTCGAGACTTACGTTCAGCATTTCTCGCCGGAGGTTGCTGCGAGCATCACGAGTGTGCCCGCCGAGGAGATTCGCAAGCTCGCCCGTCGGATTGCGCAGGCCGGTTCCGCCTGTCCCGTCATGTATTCCGGATTGGAGTATTCCAATAGTGGCTTGCAGGCGATTCGAGCCGTGCTCACGGTGTTTGCTCTTGCGGGCCATCTAGATGTTCCCGGTGGAATCGGTCTGGCGATGGCGGACACGCATTTCCCCATCAATCGCTCGACCAATCTGCCCAATCCCGACTTCGATCGGGCGATCGGTAGCGAGAAGTTCCCGCTCTACAGTCGCTACAGGCAGGAACCGCACGCCAATCAACTGATCCGCTCGATACTGGACGAGGAGCCCTACAAGATTCGAGGCTTGATCGTGCACGGGTCGTCGCTGCTGACTTCCTGGCCTCAGACGTCGCTGTGGCGCGAGGCGTTATCGAAGCTGGATTTCCTGGTCTGCATCGATCGCCAGATGACGGCCGATGCGGCCTACGCGGACGTCGTGCTTCCGGCGGCCACCATGTTCGAATGCGATTCGTACATGACGTACGGTCCGCTGTTCCGCCTGCGCGAAAAGATCATCGAACCGCTGGGCGAGAGCCGAAGCGACTATCACATCATGGCCGGACTGGCGGAGAGCCTGGGTTACGGACATCTCTATCCGCAGACCGAGAAGGAGATGATCCGCCATGTCCTGAAAGATTCGGGTTTCACTCTGAAGGATGTCCGCGCTGCGGGCGGATCGGTCAAGATCCAGTCTCCGCTCATGGAGTACCGCAAATGGGAGAAGGGCGGTCTGCGGGCGGATGGAAAACCCGGCTTCGAGACTCCGAGCGGAAAGTTCGAAATCGCCTCCAGCATCCTGGAAGACTACGGTTACGAACCGCTGCCCCGATACACCGAACCCGTGGAAGGGCCACTCGCTGCGCCCGAACTCGCGAAAGAGTTTCCTCTGGTGTTCAACTCCGGTGCGCGTCCGCAAACCGACTTTCGTTCGCAGCATCACGGGATCAAGGGATTGCTGGACGACCGTCCCGAACCGACCGTCGATCTTCATCCCGAAGATGCCGGGGATCGCGGCATCGAGGACGGCGATCTCGTCGAGGTGAAGACTCCCCGAGGAGCGGTTCCGTTTCGCGCCAGGGTGACGGAAGACCTCATCAAGGGCAGCATCGAGGCCAATCAGGGCGGCGGCGGGCCGGTGGGGCCGCGCGCATGGCAGGAATGGAACGTCAATGAACTGACGGATCACGCCAATATCGATCCGATCACCGGGTTCCCCGTCTACAAAGCCCTGCTCTGCGACGTGTTGAAGCTCGAGGATGGAACGGAGTTGACGCGTCGGCCGGTGACGGCAACGGCTCGGAGCGCGAATGCGGAAACGGTCCGGCGCACCGAGTCGACCCGACGCACCGAGTCGACCCGCCCGACAGGTCCGACGCGGCGCAGCTATCTCGACAATGCCGCGACGACTCCCGTGGCGGATTTGGTGCGGCAGGCGGTCTTCGAACATCTCGATTGCACCGGCGGCAACCCGTCGAGCATTCACGGACTGGGACGCGAAGCGCGCGAAGCCGTGGAGCAAGCTCGTCGGCAGGTGGCCAGACTGCTCAATGCGCGTCCGCGACGCGTGATCTTCACAGGGGGCGGCTCCGAAGCCAATAACATGGCGATCAAGGGCGTTGCTCTGACCCGACCCCGCGGAAGTCACATCATCACCTCGGCCGTGGAACATCCCGCCGTTCTTCAGTCCTGCGCGTTTCTGGAAAGATCCGGCTACTCGGTAACCCGGCTCGGCGTCGACGAGTTCGGACGGGTCGATCCGGCCCAGCTCAGAGATTCGCTTCGCGACGAGACGATTCTGGTATCGATCATGCTCGCGAATAACGAAGTCGGTACTATTCAGCCGATCGCGGAACTCTGCGCGCTCAGCCGCGCTGCCGGTACGGTGTTTCATTGCGATGCGGTACAGGCCGTAGGCAAGATCGCGGTCGACGTCGAGGATCTCGACGTCGATCTGCTTTCGATCAGCGCTCACAAGTTCCACGGTCCGAAGGGAGTCGGCGCGTTGTTCGTTCGCAGGGGAATCGAATTGGAACCCCTGGTTCACGGCGGCAAGCAGGAGCAACGGCTGCGGGCGGGAACGGAAAACGTTCCGGGAATCGTCGGCATGGGGGAAGCCGCGGCCCTGGCGCACGCCGACTTGAAGCACGCGGAGCGCATGAGAGGTCTACGCGATCGGCTCGAAGCGGGAATTCGCGATCTGGTTCCCGAAGCCGAACTCAATGGCCATCCCAGCTTCCGCGTTCCCGGCATCCTGAACCTGACTCTACCGGGCCTTCGCGGTGAATCGGTCGTGGTTGCGATGGACCAGCACGGCATATCCCTCTCTTCCGGTTCGGCCTGCAAGTCCGGCTCTCCGGATCCCACACACGTGCTCATCGCCATGGGCAAATCGGAAGCCGATGCCCATTGTTCGGTGAGACTGTCGCTTTCCCACGCCACGACCGATCGAGACATCGACGATACGATCGCAGCTCTGGGCCAGGTTCTCGAAGAGATGGCCAATACGGTACGCTTCCTGCCCTGCAAATAG
- a CDS encoding arylsulfatase: MSKPARRPFRTSFLCLMIAIAPGVPSLASASSGNERPPNVLLIVADDLGWKDVGYHDSEIRTPNIDRIARQGLELDRMYVQPACSPTRAALMTGKSPLRLGVVQPISKHSPHGLPIEETLLPEYFRRAGYQTLMSGKWHLGHHEKRYLPHNRGFDQYYGHVTGGIGYWDHNHGGRHDWQRNGKTVREQGYSTTLITDEGVRLLEQRDRTKPIFLYVAYNAPHLPNEAPDETVAEYSEIEDPLRRIHAAMVDELDTSIGRLLSALDAEGLRENTIIWFVSDNGGLNIHASPEPMVNLVANLVSIFGRPLPGSLEFLRHNIQDGASDNAPLRGGKMSIFEGGTRVPGAIWWPGHLEGGSSAAFVSASDILPTLLDAAGLANGIPEDLDGESRWEVLRDPTQSEEHPDYVATSPAGTAIYRGPWKLVKPSSPMPFSDPPAALYRIWDDPTETNDLAAAHPEQVEELAAALEAWPRGPSVHGSMLKVIWDPDSFGGEELHEQPWAEAAK, translated from the coding sequence GTGAGCAAGCCCGCGCGAAGACCCTTCCGGACTTCATTCCTCTGTCTGATGATCGCGATTGCGCCCGGCGTTCCGAGCCTTGCGAGCGCATCGTCTGGAAATGAACGGCCTCCCAATGTACTGCTGATCGTCGCCGACGATCTCGGCTGGAAGGACGTCGGTTACCACGACAGCGAGATCCGGACGCCGAACATCGATCGCATTGCGAGGCAAGGTCTCGAACTCGATCGCATGTACGTACAACCCGCTTGCAGTCCGACCCGAGCGGCCCTGATGACAGGCAAGTCGCCTCTGCGCCTCGGCGTGGTGCAACCGATCTCGAAGCACTCTCCCCACGGTCTTCCAATCGAAGAGACACTACTACCCGAGTACTTCCGCCGCGCGGGTTATCAAACACTCATGTCGGGCAAGTGGCATCTCGGTCATCACGAGAAGCGCTATCTGCCGCACAATCGCGGTTTCGATCAATACTATGGACACGTAACGGGCGGTATCGGTTACTGGGATCACAATCACGGCGGGCGTCACGACTGGCAGCGCAACGGCAAGACCGTTCGTGAGCAGGGTTATTCCACGACCCTCATCACCGATGAAGGCGTGCGCTTGCTCGAGCAGCGCGACCGGACGAAGCCGATATTCCTGTACGTCGCCTACAACGCACCGCATCTGCCAAACGAAGCTCCGGATGAAACGGTCGCAGAGTACTCCGAGATCGAAGATCCACTCCGGCGCATTCACGCCGCAATGGTCGATGAACTCGATACCTCGATCGGTCGCCTGCTATCTGCACTCGATGCCGAAGGCCTGCGCGAGAACACCATCATCTGGTTCGTGAGCGACAACGGGGGCCTCAATATCCACGCAAGCCCGGAGCCCATGGTCAATCTGGTCGCAAATCTGGTTTCAATATTCGGCCGGCCGCTTCCGGGATCGCTCGAGTTCCTGAGGCATAACATCCAGGATGGGGCGAGTGACAACGCGCCATTGCGCGGCGGAAAGATGTCGATTTTCGAGGGCGGCACCCGGGTTCCCGGCGCCATCTGGTGGCCCGGCCATCTCGAAGGTGGAAGTAGCGCGGCCTTCGTCAGCGCTTCCGACATTCTGCCCACACTGCTCGATGCTGCGGGTCTGGCCAATGGGATTCCCGAGGATCTCGACGGTGAGTCGCGCTGGGAAGTCCTTCGGGATCCCACGCAGAGCGAAGAGCATCCCGACTACGTTGCCACGTCCCCGGCCGGTACGGCTATCTACCGAGGTCCGTGGAAACTCGTCAAACCCAGTAGCCCGATGCCTTTCAGCGATCCGCCCGCCGCGCTCTATCGCATCTGGGATGACCCGACAGAAACGAACGACCTCGCAGCCGCTCACCCGGAACAGGTCGAGGAACTCGCCGCTGCACTGGAAGCCTGGCCGCGCGGTCCGTCGGTGCACGGCTCGATGCTCAAGGTCATCTGGGATCCCGATAGCTTCGGTGGCGAGGAACTGCACGAGCAACCCTGGGCGGAAGCGGCCAAGTAG
- a CDS encoding CBS domain-containing protein, with protein MSILVRDVMQSKPITVSPSETVFGLERGLIENRIGGFPVVEDGKLIGIACRSDIVRALGYEHTYAEQLADQNMEVAGEHGQSLSEKNWAKEVGSRVGERLEGMKVRDVMIRDVCVARPDDTVEAAAKQMATAGFHRLPIVDEGRLVGILTSLDLTRLIAEGRYRAV; from the coding sequence ATGAGCATTCTCGTAAGAGACGTAATGCAGAGCAAACCCATAACCGTATCTCCGTCGGAGACAGTGTTCGGGCTCGAGCGTGGCTTGATCGAAAACCGGATCGGAGGTTTTCCGGTCGTCGAAGATGGAAAGTTGATCGGAATAGCCTGTCGCTCCGATATCGTTCGAGCACTGGGTTATGAGCACACCTACGCTGAACAACTCGCCGACCAGAACATGGAGGTTGCCGGAGAACACGGGCAGAGCCTCAGCGAGAAGAACTGGGCTAAGGAAGTGGGATCCCGCGTGGGTGAGCGTCTGGAAGGTATGAAGGTGAGGGACGTGATGATTCGAGACGTCTGCGTCGCTCGGCCGGACGACACCGTCGAGGCCGCAGCCAAGCAGATGGCAACCGCGGGCTTCCATCGCCTACCGATCGTCGACGAAGGTCGTCTGGTCGGCATTCTCACGAGCCTGGATCTGACTCGCCTGATTGCCGAGGGCCGTTATCGAGCCGTCTGA